The following proteins come from a genomic window of Halomarina ordinaria:
- a CDS encoding ferredoxin, with product MTTEYRVRLDRRACDGVFACLVRDDRFVEAAGGLATVDGGRRVRDEDGELVVAFADDRLADARQAARACPLDAIDVQREEDDE from the coding sequence ATGACTACTGAGTACCGCGTTCGCCTCGACAGGCGCGCCTGTGACGGCGTCTTCGCCTGCCTCGTGCGGGACGACCGCTTCGTCGAGGCGGCGGGCGGCCTGGCGACGGTCGACGGCGGTCGGCGGGTGCGCGACGAGGACGGCGAACTCGTCGTCGCCTTCGCGGACGACCGACTGGCCGACGCCAGACAGGCCGCCCGCGCCTGTCCGCTCGACGCCATCGACGTGCAGCGAGAGGAGGACGATGAGTGA
- the cobJ gene encoding precorrin-3B C(17)-methyltransferase produces the protein MSTDDTTTETSTDTETSCGASDAANADATDTATDADEGTSACGGSTSSSGSRCGSKKAATDERVGSTVADFDADPGRLVAVGLGPGQPEGMTQRARGALLEAEHVVGYTTYVDLLPEEVTESAEELYDTPMCGEVSRTEEAVDRALAGHDVAIVGSGDPNVYALAGLTLEILESKGASAEAVDFEVVPGVPAAQSCGARLGAPLVNDTVSISLSDHLTSMATIESRLHAVASEGFTVAIYNPWSRKRRENFRTCCEILLEHRAPETPVGVVHGAGRDDERVEVVELRELEALGETELVDMTTTIIVGNEETYVWDGRMVTPRGYESKYDY, from the coding sequence ATGAGCACCGACGACACCACCACCGAGACGAGCACAGACACCGAGACCAGTTGCGGCGCGAGCGACGCCGCGAACGCGGACGCGACCGACACCGCGACGGACGCCGACGAGGGCACGTCCGCCTGCGGCGGGTCCACCTCGTCGTCCGGGTCGCGCTGCGGGTCGAAGAAGGCGGCGACCGACGAGCGAGTCGGCTCGACAGTCGCCGACTTCGACGCCGACCCCGGACGACTCGTCGCGGTCGGCCTCGGACCGGGACAGCCGGAGGGGATGACCCAGCGCGCCCGCGGGGCGCTCCTGGAGGCGGAGCACGTCGTCGGCTACACGACGTACGTCGACCTCCTGCCGGAGGAGGTCACGGAGTCCGCCGAGGAACTGTACGACACGCCGATGTGCGGCGAGGTGTCGCGCACGGAGGAGGCGGTCGACCGCGCGCTCGCCGGCCACGACGTCGCCATCGTCGGGAGCGGCGACCCGAACGTCTACGCGCTGGCCGGGCTGACCCTCGAGATACTCGAGTCGAAGGGTGCGAGCGCGGAGGCCGTCGACTTCGAGGTGGTCCCGGGCGTGCCGGCCGCCCAGTCCTGCGGCGCGCGCCTGGGCGCGCCGCTCGTGAACGACACCGTCAGCATCTCGCTGTCGGACCACCTGACGTCGATGGCGACCATCGAGTCGCGCCTGCACGCGGTCGCGTCTGAGGGGTTCACCGTCGCCATCTACAACCCCTGGAGCCGCAAGCGCCGGGAGAACTTCCGGACGTGCTGCGAGATACTCCTCGAACACCGCGCGCCCGAGACCCCCGTGGGAGTCGTCCACGGCGCGGGGCGCGACGACGAACGGGTCGAGGTCGTCGAACTCCGGGAGCTGGAAGCGCTCGGCGAGACGGAGCTCGTGGACATGACCACGACTATCATCGTCGGCAACGAGGAGACGTACGTCTGGGACGGCCGGATGGTGACGCCGCGGGGCTACGAGTCCAAGTATGACTACTGA
- a CDS encoding precorrin-3B C(17)-methyltransferase, giving the protein MVDTDTPDDATGTLYVVGIGPGLPHAMTQRATDVVATADCVVASTLYQEFLRRDGTLPPESAEVDAAPDGGTTAGEASGTVLERPDGTRQTVVRSTMGRQVELAREAFARVRAGEDVAHVSGGDPNVYGKSDLLFTMAEAEGAYDVPIEVVPGVTAALGGAANLGAPLSNDFCTVSLSDKWRGWDEIAEKLRAAAISGFVIVLYNCWRDYERAIAVVREERADDVPVGIFNDAGRGDAGRNLDDETHTITTLGEATDHDDDVGGMGTSILVGTHETAVWENDHGEYLVTPRGGRDVDDF; this is encoded by the coding sequence ATGGTCGACACGGACACCCCGGACGACGCGACGGGCACCCTCTACGTCGTCGGCATCGGCCCCGGCCTCCCGCACGCGATGACCCAGCGAGCCACGGACGTCGTCGCCACCGCCGACTGCGTCGTGGCGTCGACCCTCTACCAGGAGTTCCTCCGGCGCGACGGGACGCTCCCGCCCGAGAGCGCCGAGGTCGACGCCGCGCCCGACGGCGGGACGACGGCGGGGGAGGCGTCCGGCACCGTCCTCGAACGGCCCGACGGGACGCGACAGACGGTCGTCCGCTCGACGATGGGTCGACAGGTCGAACTGGCCCGCGAGGCGTTCGCGCGCGTCCGGGCCGGCGAGGACGTCGCGCACGTCTCGGGCGGCGACCCGAACGTCTACGGCAAGAGCGACCTCCTGTTCACGATGGCGGAGGCCGAGGGAGCCTACGACGTCCCCATCGAGGTGGTCCCCGGCGTGACGGCGGCCCTCGGCGGGGCGGCGAACCTCGGGGCGCCGCTGTCGAACGACTTCTGCACCGTCTCGCTGTCCGACAAGTGGCGCGGGTGGGACGAGATAGCGGAGAAACTGCGCGCCGCGGCCATCAGCGGCTTCGTCATCGTCCTCTACAACTGCTGGCGCGACTACGAGCGTGCCATCGCCGTCGTCCGCGAGGAGCGCGCCGACGACGTCCCGGTCGGTATCTTCAACGACGCCGGCCGGGGCGACGCGGGCCGGAACCTGGACGACGAGACGCACACCATCACCACCCTCGGCGAGGCGACCGACCACGACGACGACGTCGGCGGGATGGGCACCTCCATCCTCGTCGGCACCCACGAGACGGCGGTCTGGGAGAACGACCACGGCGAATACCTCGTCACCCCGCGCGGCGGGCGTGACGTCGACGACTTCTGA
- the cbiG gene encoding cobalt-precorrin 5A hydrolase produces MSTNTNETDETDADESAGHCATPDSDGEVAEEIAIISFERKLDTAREIRDGIGDGYARVDIVEYHGDVFAEHWGEYDCFVGLMASGIAMRKTAPLLDDKWDDPAIVVVDEELTWAIPITGGHHGANQVAGDLARLGAVPAMTTASEAAGKQGVESKAKALDAHVVNGDSTVATNLAVLNDDLGPVARLDGPRAVLVGDDVTVLRRNADDGVVLGTGTVSGVEKRQVLDAWTAALDDLDLDLTAVDFVATGTRKEGEKGLYDAAREIGAGVVLFEKTTLEAFEGPSPSRSKELIGWPGVAEASAIAGGREHDLLREKERFDDAVTVAVGR; encoded by the coding sequence ATGAGTACGAACACGAACGAGACGGACGAGACGGACGCGGACGAATCGGCCGGCCACTGCGCGACCCCCGACTCCGACGGGGAGGTGGCCGAGGAGATAGCGATAATCAGCTTCGAGCGAAAGCTCGACACCGCCCGCGAGATCCGCGACGGCATCGGCGACGGCTACGCGCGCGTCGACATCGTCGAGTACCACGGCGACGTCTTCGCGGAGCACTGGGGCGAGTACGACTGCTTCGTCGGGCTGATGGCCTCGGGTATCGCGATGCGCAAGACCGCGCCGCTGCTCGACGACAAGTGGGACGACCCCGCCATCGTGGTCGTCGACGAGGAACTCACGTGGGCCATCCCCATCACGGGCGGTCACCACGGCGCGAACCAGGTCGCGGGCGACCTCGCACGGCTGGGCGCGGTCCCCGCGATGACGACCGCCAGCGAGGCCGCGGGCAAGCAGGGCGTCGAGAGCAAGGCGAAGGCGCTCGACGCCCACGTCGTCAACGGTGACTCCACGGTCGCGACGAACCTCGCCGTCCTGAACGACGACCTCGGCCCCGTCGCGCGCCTCGACGGCCCCCGGGCCGTCCTCGTCGGCGACGACGTGACCGTCCTCCGGCGCAACGCGGACGACGGCGTCGTCCTCGGGACGGGGACCGTCTCGGGGGTGGAGAAACGACAGGTGCTCGACGCCTGGACGGCCGCCCTCGACGACCTCGACCTCGACCTCACGGCCGTGGACTTCGTCGCCACCGGCACCCGAAAGGAGGGCGAGAAGGGCCTGTACGACGCCGCCCGCGAAATCGGGGCCGGCGTCGTCCTCTTCGAGAAGACCACGCTGGAGGCGTTCGAGGGGCCCTCCCCCTCGCGCTCGAAGGAACTCATCGGCTGGCCGGGCGTCGCCGAGGCGTCGGCCATCGCCGGGGGGCGCGAGCACGACCTCCTCCGGGAGAAAGAGCGGTTCGACGACGCCGTCACCGTCGCGGTGGGGCGATAG
- a CDS encoding cobalt-precorrin-4/precorrin-4 C(11)-methyltransferase yields MTDPQEAIDATAAARATERDPRIEERTAGEVQEGIPFIGAGPGDPGLLTVTGRRLVEAADLVVHAGSLVNSDLLEAYCADAEQVSSVGRDLEELVPLMRDTYEAGRTVARLHSGDPAIYGAAVEQMDALEHEGVPTYLVPGVTSAFAASATLRTQLTLNGVANHVAFTRPQGKTLDPDDDHVGAFVGMGDVTTCLYLGTHAVGETMDRLLADGHDPETPVAVVYHASWPDEDVVEGTIETIGERLETAGYRASAMVVIGDAARKAGYERSYLYGDWANRGPDEGEADD; encoded by the coding sequence ATGACCGACCCGCAGGAAGCCATCGACGCGACGGCGGCCGCCCGGGCGACGGAGCGCGACCCCCGAATCGAGGAGCGGACGGCCGGCGAGGTCCAGGAGGGCATCCCCTTCATCGGCGCCGGTCCCGGCGACCCCGGCCTGCTCACGGTCACCGGCAGGCGGCTGGTGGAGGCGGCCGACCTCGTCGTCCACGCCGGCTCGCTGGTCAACAGCGACCTCCTCGAGGCGTACTGCGCCGACGCCGAGCAGGTGTCGAGCGTCGGCAGGGACCTCGAGGAACTGGTCCCGCTGATGCGGGACACCTACGAGGCCGGGCGGACCGTCGCACGCCTCCACAGCGGCGACCCCGCGATATACGGCGCGGCGGTCGAGCAGATGGACGCGCTCGAACACGAGGGCGTGCCGACCTACCTCGTCCCGGGCGTCACCTCGGCGTTCGCGGCGAGCGCGACGCTCCGGACGCAACTCACGCTGAACGGCGTGGCCAACCACGTCGCGTTCACTCGCCCGCAGGGGAAGACCCTCGACCCCGACGACGACCACGTCGGCGCGTTCGTCGGGATGGGCGACGTTACGACCTGTCTCTACCTCGGGACGCACGCGGTCGGCGAGACGATGGACCGCCTCCTCGCGGACGGGCACGACCCGGAGACGCCGGTCGCGGTCGTCTACCACGCGTCGTGGCCGGACGAGGACGTCGTCGAGGGCACCATCGAGACCATCGGCGAGCGACTGGAGACGGCGGGCTATCGCGCCTCCGCGATGGTCGTCATCGGGGACGCGGCGCGGAAGGCGGGCTACGAGCGCTCCTACCTCTACGGCGACTGGGCGAACCGCGGCCCGGACGAGGGCGAGGCGGACGACTGA
- a CDS encoding cobalt-factor II C(20)-methyltransferase, which produces MSLYGVGLGPGDADLVTVRGRRVLETADVVYSPGRLSRSVATEYVSPDRIGDVDFPMTRDEDELRRAWRAAAAEIAPEARDGTVAFVTLGDPNVYSTFGHLRRTLAAFHPDVDVDVVPGVSAVTAFTTALGVEVASGASLTLREAPRGAAPTGPDRLVLFKVTDVPATHERLVDAGYDVVYGRRLYMDAGETVVTDDPDDLTDRDYYTLAYAEKRGLDSDVATAAFASDAESVTKTDGGPRPTVRRRSGATADVAREECAEGEACGDERPGGWSR; this is translated from the coding sequence ATGAGCCTCTACGGCGTCGGCCTCGGCCCGGGGGACGCGGACCTCGTGACGGTCCGCGGGCGGCGCGTCCTCGAGACCGCGGACGTGGTGTACTCGCCGGGACGCCTCTCGCGGTCGGTGGCGACCGAGTACGTGTCGCCGGACCGCATCGGCGACGTCGACTTCCCCATGACCCGCGACGAGGACGAACTCCGGCGGGCCTGGCGGGCGGCCGCCGCCGAAATCGCACCGGAGGCCCGCGACGGGACCGTCGCGTTCGTCACGCTCGGCGACCCGAACGTCTACTCGACGTTCGGCCACCTGCGGCGGACGCTCGCGGCCTTCCACCCGGACGTCGACGTCGACGTCGTCCCGGGGGTGAGCGCCGTCACCGCCTTCACGACGGCGCTCGGCGTCGAGGTGGCGTCCGGCGCGAGCCTCACGCTCCGCGAGGCCCCGCGTGGAGCGGCCCCGACGGGGCCGGACCGGCTGGTGCTGTTCAAGGTCACCGACGTGCCGGCGACCCACGAGCGACTCGTCGACGCCGGCTACGACGTCGTGTACGGTCGTCGCCTCTACATGGACGCGGGCGAGACGGTCGTGACTGACGACCCCGACGACCTGACCGACCGCGACTACTACACGCTGGCCTACGCCGAGAAGCGCGGGCTCGACTCGGACGTCGCGACCGCGGCCTTCGCCAGCGACGCCGAGTCGGTGACGAAGACCGACGGCGGACCCCGACCGACGGTTCGACGCCGGTCGGGCGCGACGGCCGACGTCGCCAGGGAGGAGTGCGCCGAGGGCGAGGCCTGCGGCGACGAACGCCCCGGCGGGTGGTCGCGATGA
- the cbiT gene encoding precorrin-6Y C5,15-methyltransferase (decarboxylating) subunit CbiT → MAQVSLPHDAKAGPTKPEVRAVLLGKLDIGPADHLVEVGSCTGAVTVEAARRAGRVTALERKPGRIETTRKNLAANDAGGNVTLWATEAPEGLPDDADVLFLGGSRNYEAVLDHAVETGVARVVMNVSRLEVAGRATEAFRERGLLDEVVQFQVSHGYDLAGATSFDSDNPVYMLVGGADEGATDGGRGR, encoded by the coding sequence ATGGCGCAGGTATCGCTTCCACACGACGCGAAGGCCGGGCCGACGAAACCGGAGGTCAGGGCCGTCCTTCTCGGTAAACTCGACATCGGTCCGGCCGACCACCTCGTGGAGGTCGGTTCGTGCACCGGCGCCGTCACCGTCGAGGCGGCGCGGCGGGCCGGTCGGGTGACCGCGCTGGAACGAAAGCCGGGACGAATCGAGACCACCAGAAAGAACCTCGCCGCCAACGACGCCGGCGGCAACGTGACCCTCTGGGCGACCGAAGCCCCGGAGGGACTGCCGGACGACGCGGACGTCCTGTTCCTCGGCGGGAGTCGGAACTACGAGGCGGTCCTCGACCACGCGGTCGAGACCGGGGTCGCCCGCGTCGTGATGAACGTGTCACGCCTCGAAGTCGCGGGACGCGCCACCGAGGCGTTCCGCGAACGGGGACTCCTCGACGAGGTCGTCCAGTTCCAGGTGAGCCACGGGTACGACCTCGCCGGCGCGACGAGTTTCGACTCGGACAACCCCGTCTACATGCTGGTCGGCGGGGCCGACGAGGGGGCGACCGACGGCGGGAGGGGCCGATGA
- a CDS encoding DUF7839 domain-containing protein has product MAMDADESDEFGVLRSKRNATRYQILVQIADRQPAVNQREIADAIGITAQAVSDYLRGLVEQGYVEKHGRGRYEVTKEGVDWLISQTDELRHFVQHVSEDVLGQVEIETAVATTAVAEGQTVSVTMRDGVLRAMAGDTGNATAVAVTTADAGQDVGVTDFEGVVEYDLGTVTVVSVPAVQDGGSAAVDPDGVTALAETHDLLAVAGTEALVAARSAALEPDVRFGSPAAVAEAATKGLDVLLLASTDLLSAHTDRLRDQNLGYEVVDPAEE; this is encoded by the coding sequence ATGGCGATGGACGCGGACGAGTCCGACGAGTTCGGCGTTCTCCGGAGCAAACGGAACGCGACCAGATACCAGATTCTGGTCCAGATAGCGGACCGCCAGCCGGCCGTCAACCAGCGGGAGATAGCCGACGCGATCGGTATCACCGCCCAGGCCGTGAGCGACTACCTCCGGGGACTGGTCGAGCAGGGCTACGTCGAGAAACACGGTCGCGGGCGCTACGAGGTGACGAAGGAGGGCGTCGACTGGCTCATCTCACAGACCGACGAGCTACGTCACTTCGTCCAGCACGTCTCCGAGGACGTCCTCGGCCAGGTGGAGATAGAGACGGCCGTCGCCACGACGGCCGTCGCGGAGGGACAGACCGTCTCGGTGACGATGCGCGACGGCGTGCTCCGGGCGATGGCCGGCGACACCGGGAACGCAACCGCAGTTGCGGTGACGACCGCGGACGCCGGCCAGGACGTGGGCGTCACGGACTTCGAGGGCGTCGTCGAGTACGACCTCGGGACGGTGACGGTCGTCTCGGTCCCGGCGGTCCAGGACGGCGGAAGTGCGGCGGTCGACCCCGATGGCGTCACGGCGCTGGCCGAGACGCACGACCTGCTCGCGGTGGCCGGGACCGAGGCGTTGGTCGCCGCCCGGTCGGCCGCCCTCGAACCGGACGTCCGGTTCGGTAGCCCCGCGGCCGTCGCGGAGGCGGCGACGAAGGGACTCGACGTCCTGTTGCTCGCGTCGACGGACCTGCTCTCGGCGCACACCGACCGCCTCCGCGACCAGAACCTCGGCTACGAGGTCGTGGACCCCGCCGAGGAGTAA
- a CDS encoding NAD+ synthase, with protein sequence MSELRSYAIEDLPVDLRLSEGELDAHRDHITTFIADIVDDAGANGAVLGLSGGIDSTLTAYLAVEALGAAGVRGLVLPSDVNTDENMSDAERVAETLGIEYDVVDINPIVEAFFEAYPEEGVDRLVETDPYRTAAGNVRVRTRGVLNYFVANAEGRLVLGTGNRSETLTGYYTKYGDQAVDCNPIGNLYKLQVRQLAAHVGVPDDLVEKPPSAEMWVGQTDEEEMGLTYDLLDAILALHVDGPLSATATMRTLGVDEAAIDRVEELYAQSEHKRHMPPAPTPLGL encoded by the coding sequence ATGAGCGAACTCCGGTCGTACGCCATCGAGGACCTCCCGGTCGACCTCCGCCTCTCCGAGGGCGAACTCGACGCACACCGTGACCACATCACGACGTTCATCGCGGACATCGTCGACGACGCGGGCGCGAACGGCGCGGTCCTCGGTCTCTCGGGTGGCATCGACAGCACGCTGACGGCGTACCTCGCGGTGGAAGCGCTCGGCGCGGCGGGCGTTCGCGGGCTGGTGCTCCCGAGCGACGTCAACACCGACGAGAACATGAGCGACGCCGAGCGCGTCGCGGAGACGCTCGGCATCGAGTACGACGTCGTCGACATCAACCCCATCGTCGAGGCGTTCTTCGAGGCCTACCCCGAGGAGGGCGTCGACCGACTCGTCGAGACGGACCCCTACCGGACCGCCGCCGGGAACGTCCGGGTGCGCACCCGCGGCGTGCTCAACTACTTCGTCGCCAACGCCGAGGGCCGCCTCGTCCTCGGGACGGGCAACCGCAGCGAGACGCTCACCGGCTACTACACCAAGTACGGCGACCAGGCGGTCGACTGCAACCCCATCGGCAACCTCTACAAACTCCAGGTCCGCCAGCTCGCGGCCCACGTCGGCGTCCCCGACGACCTCGTCGAGAAGCCACCGAGCGCGGAGATGTGGGTCGGCCAGACCGACGAGGAGGAGATGGGCCTCACCTACGACCTGCTCGACGCCATCCTCGCGCTGCACGTCGACGGGCCGCTCTCCGCGACGGCGACGATGCGAACCCTCGGCGTCGACGAGGCGGCCATCGACCGCGTCGAGGAACTGTACGCCCAGAGCGAACACAAGCGCCACATGCCGCCCGCGCCGACGCCGCTCGGGCTCTGA
- a CDS encoding enoyl-CoA hydratase/isomerase family protein produces the protein MIRTRDADRVRTVTLDRPDRRNALTPEGLDALDDAVTDPPTPVVYLHGAGAAFCAGADLDAVGAVARESETDPSAAAEFARLGQRVARAIEESPAVVVAGIDGAARGGGVELALACDLRVATPEATFAEPGATFGLFGAWGGTHRLERVVGHGDALDLALSGRVVDAEEALRMGLVSRVRRDPHVVAREVADNDGPALDEIKRLMRPVESVADREERERAAFARLVEEHAAALGGGTGREGEGNPENER, from the coding sequence ACGCGGACCGGGTCCGCACCGTCACCCTCGACCGACCGGACCGACGCAACGCACTGACGCCCGAGGGCCTCGACGCGCTCGACGACGCCGTGACCGACCCCCCGACCCCCGTCGTCTACCTCCACGGGGCGGGGGCGGCGTTCTGTGCCGGCGCCGACCTCGACGCGGTGGGCGCCGTCGCCCGCGAGAGCGAGACGGACCCGAGTGCGGCCGCCGAGTTCGCCCGCCTCGGCCAGCGGGTCGCCCGGGCCATCGAGGAGTCTCCCGCCGTCGTCGTCGCCGGTATCGACGGCGCCGCCCGCGGGGGTGGGGTCGAACTCGCGCTCGCCTGCGACCTCCGGGTGGCGACGCCCGAGGCCACCTTCGCCGAACCCGGCGCCACCTTCGGTCTCTTCGGTGCCTGGGGGGGTACCCACCGCCTCGAACGCGTCGTGGGCCACGGCGACGCGCTCGACCTCGCGCTCTCGGGGCGGGTCGTCGACGCGGAGGAGGCCCTGCGGATGGGCCTCGTCTCGCGCGTCCGGCGGGACCCCCACGTGGTCGCACGCGAAGTCGCCGACAACGACGGCCCCGCCCTCGACGAGATAAAGCGGCTGATGCGACCGGTCGAGTCCGTCGCCGACCGCGAGGAGCGCGAGCGTGCGGCGTTCGCGCGACTGGTCGAGGAACACGCGGCGGCGCTGGGCGGCGGGACCGGACGTGAGGGCGAGGGGAACCCCGAGAACGAGCGATAG